CCTCTTAAACGCTCTCATGAAAAAAGAAAGAGAAATATTCCTTAGAGATAGTATTGATAATAAAGCTAATGGTTACTATGAAAGACAACTTGCCTGTTTCTTAGGTAACCTTGGTATCTCTGTCCCAAGAGATAGAAAATCTGAATTCAGACCTGCTATTCTTCCTCCTGAATGGCAAAAAGCTGATGAATCTTTCCAGGACTTTATCCTTAACCTCGTTCTCCAAAGCTACTCCCCCAATAAAATCAAAGCCCTCTTGCAATCTATGAAACTTCCCTACTCTCCAGAACAAATAGAAGAAATTAAAGAAGAATTGTATAACCAAGCCAAAGAATTAAAAACCAAAGAATTGCCAGAAAATTTGTTTGCTATGTTTATAGACGCTTATCATACTCAGATAAAAGATACCGAAGCCAACAGAATCAGAAAAGCAGTTATTTATAATATCATCGGAATAGATATGGAGGGAAGAAAAAATTTACTTTCTTATTACATTTATTTTGGTTCAGAGACGAAGGAGGACTGGCTCCAGATACTTAATGATTTGATAAAGAGGGGAGTTAAGAGGGTTATGGTAATAGTGAGTGATGATTTTCCTGGCCTTGCTCAAGCCATAAAAGCCCTTTTTCCTGAGACAGATCATCAGCTTTGTTTTGTACACA
Above is a genomic segment from Thermodesulfobacterium commune DSM 2178 containing:
- a CDS encoding IS256 family transposase produces the protein MKNLDLDLEKVLSEISKIESKEGIKMAAALLLNALMKKEREIFLRDSIDNKANGYYERQLACFLGNLGISVPRDRKSEFRPAILPPEWQKADESFQDFILNLVLQSYSPNKIKALLQSMKLPYSPEQIEEIKEELYNQAKELKTKELPENLFAMFIDAYHTQIKDTEANRIRKAVIYNIIGIDMEGRKNLLSYYIYFGSETKEDWLQILNDLIKRGVKRVMVIVSDDFPGLAQAIKALFPETDHQLCFVHMQRNINRNMSKQDAKKFYEELSIIKRIEEYERALIRFEELCKSYEKKYPAYIKGLLKKKEHYFVYKKYPEGVRRYIYTTNVVENINSRIELIRVNTGGYFQSIKTAEVAIYITVSRIQKTRWQKPLPLIKSALYELRQMFVKRFYKETQFS